From the genome of Salmonella enterica subsp. houtenae serovar Houten:
GCGCGCAGGATTTTCGTCTGCAACTGGGGGAGCCCGGCTACCGGGGAAATTTGCGTGAACTGTTAGCCGATCCACGTATCCAACGGGCATTTTTACTGCTGGATGATACGCTGGAGCTTTGTTACGACGTGGCGAAGCTGTCGCTGGGCCGTTCGGCGCTGCTGGATGCGGCTTTTGAACGCGCCACGCTATACCGTTCACGGCTGAAACGCTTAAAAGAGATTAATCAGCCGGGATACAGCTACTGGTATGAGTGCACCTCGCGCCACTTCACCCTGGCGCTGACGCCGCTCACCGTGGCGGACAAATTCAAAGAGGTGATGGAACAGAAGCCCGGTAGCTGGATTTTTACCTCGGCCACATTGTCGGTAAATGATGATCTCCACCACTTTACCGCCCGTCTGGGAATTGAGCAGGCAGAATCCATGCTGCTGCCCAGCCCATTCGACTATACGCGCCAGGCGCTACTCTGCGTACCGCGTAACGTGCCGCAAACCAACCAGCCCGGCGCGGCGCGACAGTTGGCAGCCATGTTAAGGCCGATTATCGAAGCCAATAACGGGCGATGTTTTATGCTGTGCACCTCGCACGCCATGATGCGCGATCTGGCAGAGCAGTTTCGCGCCACCATGACGCTGCCGGTACTGTTGCAAGGGGAAACCAGTAAAGGCCAACTGTTACAACAATTTGTTAGCGCCGGCAACGCGCTGCTCGTCGCCACCAGCAGCTTCTGGGAAGGGGTAGATGTGCGCGGCGATACGTTATCTTTAGTGATTATCGACAAATTGCCGTTTACTTCCCCGGATGACCCGCTGTTAAAAGCGCGAATGGAAGACTGTCGTTTGCGCGGCGGCGATCCGTTTGACGAGGTTCAACTGCCCGATGCGGTGATTACGCTGAAGCAGGGGGTGGGGCGGTTGATTCGCGATGCGGACGATCGCGGGGTGTTAGTGATTTGTGATAACCGGCTGGTGATGCGGCCCTATGGCGCCACGTTCCTCGCCAGCCTGCCTCCTGCGCCGCGCACGCGTGATATCGCCCGTGCCGTTCGCTTTCTTGCGATTCCATCCGCCGAGTAATTTGTTACGGAGTATGGTAAGATACGCGCCATTTTATTGATCTAAGCACGAAACCTCATGCGAATTCTGGCTATCGATACCGCCACAGAGGCCTGTTCTGTCGCCCTGTGGAACAACGGTACTATCAATGCTCACTTTGAGCTTTGTCCACGAGAACACACTCAACGTATCCTGCCCATGGTGCAGGAGATTCTGACCGCCAGCGGCACCTCGCTCAATGAGATAGATGCGCTGGCGTTTGGTCGCGGTCCGGGCAGCTTTACCGGCGTGCGTATCGGCATTGGTATTGCACAAGGGCTGGCGTTAGGGGCAAATCTGCCGATGATCGGTGTTTCGACGCTTGCCACGATGGCGCAGGGCGCATGGCGTAAAACTGGCGCGACCCGCGTACTCGCCGCGATTGACGCGCGGATGGGCGAAGTGTACTGGGCGGAATACCAGCGTGATGCGCAGGGCGTCTGGCAGGGTGAAGAGACGGAAGCGGTGCTGAAACCGGAACGGGTTAGCGAGCGGTTGGAACAGCTCTCCGGCGAGTGGGCGACGGTAGGAACGGGCTGGTCCGCATGGCCCGATCTGGCGAAGGGATGCGGCCTGACGCTTCATGATGGGGAGGTGTCGCTCCCGGCAGCGGAAGATATGTTGCCCATCGCCAGTCAAAAACTGGCGGCAGGAGAGACCGTTGCCGTGGAACATGCCGAGCCGGTTTATTTGCGTAACGAAGTGGCGTGGAAGAAACTTCCCGGCAAAGAATGACTCTCACTATTATTACCCCCCATACTTTATGCTATGGGGTGGAATAGACGTCGAGAAAAAGGAGTCGCATCATGGCGGTTCAAAAACGGTTAATAAAAGGGGCGCTGGCGTGCGTTTTTGCGCTTATGCTGAGCGGTTGCGTGACTATTCCGGATGCCATCAAAGGTTCGAGTCCGACGCCGCAGCAGGATTTAGTGCGGGTCATGAATGCGCCGCAGCTCTATATCGGGCAAGAGGCGCGTTTCGGCGGTAAAGTTGTGGCGGTACAAAATCAGCAGGGAAAAACCCGGCTTGAAATCGCGACCGTACCGCTCGACAGCGGCGCGCGTCCTGTTCTGGGCGAAGCCTCGCGCGGCAGAATTTTTGCAGATGTGAACGGTTTTCTGGACCCGGTGGACTTCCGTGGCCAGCTAGTGACCGTTGTCGGCCCGATAACCGGAACGGTTGACGGTAAAATCGGCAATACGCCGTATAAATTTATGCTGATGCAGGCTACCGGCTATAAACGCTGGCATCTTGTTCAGCAGGTCGTCATGCCTCCACAGCCGATCGATCCGTGGTTTTACGGCGGACGCGCCTGGCCTTATGGCTATGGCGGCTGGGGATGGTATAACCCTGGACCCGCAGAGGTTCAGACGATAGTAACAGAGTAACCCTTTGTTTTATCAATAAAAGAAACAGCGGCTGGTCCGCTGTTTCTGCATTCATAGAGACATAATAAAAATAAATAGTGACGCGCTTCGCAACCTTTCAGTTGCATAATTAATAAACTGGTACGCTGAGTTAATATAATGTTAACGATTTGTTTATTAACTGGGGTTATGATGACGACGAACACTCATTTTAGAGGTGATGCATTGAAGAAGGTTTGGCTTAACCGTTATCCCGCTGATGTGCCGGCGGAGATCAACCCTGACCGTTATCAATCCCTGGTTGAACTGTTTGAACATGCGGCGACGCGCTATGCCGATCAACCCGCGTTCGTCAATATGGGGGAGGTAATGACCTTCCGCAAATTAGAGGAGCGTAGTCGGGCATTTGCGGCTTATTTACAACAAGGGCTGGGACTCAAAAAAGGCGACCGTGTTGCGCTGATGATGCCAAACCTGTTGCAGTATCCCGTCGCGCTATTTGGTATTTTACGCGCCGGCATGATTGTGGTGAACGTTAACCCGCTTTACACACCGCGCGAACTTGAGCATCAGCTTAACGATAGCGGCGCGGCGGCAATCATTATTGTTTCTAACTTTGCCCATACGCTGGAAAAAGTGGTCGAGAAAACGTCGGTACAGCACGTTATTCTGACGCGGATGGGCGACCAGCTTTCTACCGCCAAAGGTACAGTGGTTAACTTTGTCGTGAAATACATCAAGCGTCTGGTGCCAAAATACCACTTGCCAGACGCGATCTCGTTTCGCAGCGCGCTGCAGCATGGCTACCGTATGCAGTACGTAAAACCGGAGGTCGTCGCCGAAGATCTGGCGTTTCTGCAATATACCGGCGGTACAACGGGCGTGGCGAAAGGCGCGATGTTGACCCACCGCAATATGCTGGCGAATCTGGAGCAGGTGAAAGCGACCTATGGGCCGTTGCTTCACCCGGGGAAAGAGCTGGTGGTGACCGCGCTGCCGCTGTATCACATTTTTGCCTTAACCATGAACTGCCTGCTTTTTATCGAGCTGGGCGGGCAAAACTTGCTGATTACCAATCCGCGTGATATCCCCGGCCTGGTCAAGGAGCTGGCAAAATATCCATTTACGGCGATGACTGGCGTTAACACGCTGTTCAACGCCTTACTCAATAATAAAGAGTTTCAGCAACTGGATTTTTCTTCGTTACATCTGTCCGCCGGCGGCGGGATGCCGGTGCAAAACGTCGTTGCGGAGCGCTGGGTTAAACTGACCGGGCAATATCTGCTGGAAGGCTACGGGCTGACCGAGTGCGCCCCGCTGGTGAGCGTCAACCCGCATGATATTGATTATCACAGCGGCAGTATCGGTCTGCCGGTACCGTCAACAGAAGCCAAACTGGTGGATGACGATGACAATGAAGTCGCGCCGGGTGAGGCCGGAGAGCTTTGCGTGAAAGGCCCGCAGGTTATGCTGGGATACTGGCAGCGTCCTGACGCGACGGAT
Proteins encoded in this window:
- the dinG_1 gene encoding ATP-dependent helicase — translated: MTDDFAADGQLAKAITGFKPREPQRQMAVAVTQAIENAQPLVVEAGTGTGKTYAYLAPALRAGKKVIISTGSKALQDQLYSRDLPTVAKALAFTGKTALLKGRSNYLCLERLEQQALAGGDLPVQTLSDVILLRSWSNQTRDGDISTCVSVAEDSQAWPLVTSTNDNCLGSDCPLYKECFVVKARKKAMDADVVIVNHHLFLADMVVKESGFGELIPQAEVMIFDEAHQLPDIASQYFGQSLSSRQLLDLAKDITIAYRTELKDTQQLQKCADRLAQSAQDFRLQLGEPGYRGNLRELLADPRIQRAFLLLDDTLELCYDVAKLSLGRSALLDAAFERATLYRSRLKRLKEINQPGYSYWYECTSRHFTLALTPLTVADKFKEVMEQKPGSWIFTSATLSVNDDLHHFTARLGIEQAESMLLPSPFDYTRQALLCVPRNVPQTNQPGAARQLAAMLRPIIEANNGRCFMLCTSHAMMRDLAEQFRATMTLPVLLQGETSKGQLLQQFVSAGNALLVATSSFWEGVDVRGDTLSLVIIDKLPFTSPDDPLLKARMEDCRLRGGDPFDEVQLPDAVITLKQGVGRLIRDADDRGVLVICDNRLVMRPYGATFLASLPPAPRTRDIARAVRFLAIPSAE
- the yeaZ gene encoding metal-dependent protease-like protein, putative molecular chaperone gives rise to the protein MRILAIDTATEACSVALWNNGTINAHFELCPREHTQRILPMVQEILTASGTSLNEIDALAFGRGPGSFTGVRIGIGIAQGLALGANLPMIGVSTLATMAQGAWRKTGATRVLAAIDARMGEVYWAEYQRDAQGVWQGEETEAVLKPERVSERLEQLSGEWATVGTGWSAWPDLAKGCGLTLHDGEVSLPAAEDMLPIASQKLAAGETVAVEHAEPVYLRNEVAWKKLPGKE
- the slp gene encoding lipoprotein, producing the protein MAVQKRLIKGALACVFALMLSGCVTIPDAIKGSSPTPQQDLVRVMNAPQLYIGQEARFGGKVVAVQNQQGKTRLEIATVPLDSGARPVLGEASRGRIFADVNGFLDPVDFRGQLVTVVGPITGTVDGKIGNTPYKFMLMQATGYKRWHLVQQVVMPPQPIDPWFYGGRAWPYGYGGWGWYNPGPAEVQTIVTE